One region of Miscanthus floridulus cultivar M001 chromosome 19, ASM1932011v1, whole genome shotgun sequence genomic DNA includes:
- the LOC136528765 gene encoding xyloglucan endotransglucosylase/hydrolase protein 22-like: MMRSATLVAFMAVACMASIAHGGNFYEDTEMTWGQGRGKVVDGGRGLDLTLDKTSGSGFQSKKEYLFGKIDMQIKLVPGNSAGTVTTFYLSSAGSAHDEIDFEFLGNVSGEPYTLHTNVFTRGQGQREQQFRLWFDPTKDFHTYSVVWNPQHVIFAVDGTPIRDFKNHEARGVAFPRTQQMRLYASLWNADDWATQGGRVKADWTQAPFVASFRGFSADACVWANGKQQCPVGTMETAAAGGRRGGSWWNQQLSDMSYRRMRWVQRKFMIYNYCTDAKRFPQGVPAECKLR, translated from the coding sequence atgatgaggtCAGCCACGCTAGTTGCCTTCATGGCGGTGGCGTGCATGGCGTCCATCGCACACGGCGGCAACTTCTACGAGGACACGGAGATGACGTGGGGGCAAGGGCGAGGCAAGGTGGTGGACGGCGGGCGCGGGCTGGACCTGACCCTGGACAAGACCTCCGGGTCCGGGTTCCAGTCCAAGAAGGAGTACCTCTTCGGCAAGATCGACATGCAGATCAAGCTGGTGCCCGGCAACTCCGCCGGCACCGTCACCACCTTCTACCTCTCCTCCGCCGGCAGCGCGCACGACGAGATCGACTTCGAGTTCCTCGGCAACGTCTCCGGCGAGCCCTACACGCTGCACACCAACGTGTTCACGCGGGGCCAGGGCCAGCGGGAGCAGCAGTTCCGGCTCTGGTTCGACCCGACCAAGGACTTCCACACCTACTCGGTGGTGTGGAACCCGCAGCACGTGATCTTCGCGGTGGACGGCACGCCGATCCGGGACTTCAAGAACCACGAGGCGCGCGGGGTGGCGTTCCCGCGGACGCAGCAGATGCGGCTGTACGCGAGTCTCTGGAACGCCGACGACTGGGCCACGCAGGGCGGGAGAGTCAAGGCGGACTGGACGCAGGCGCCGTTCGTGGCGTCGTTCCGTGGGTTCAGCGCCGATGCATGCGTCTGGGCTAATGGGAAGCAGCAGTGCCCTGTGGGAACCatggagacggcggcggcggggggacGGCGCGGAGGCAGCTGGTGGAACCAGCAGCTCAGTGATATGAGCTACCGCCGCATGCGCTGGGTGCAGAGGAAGTTTATGATCTACAACTACTGCACCGACGCCAAGCGGTTCCCGCAGGGCGTGCCCGCCGAGTGCAAGCTGCGGTGA
- the LOC136526516 gene encoding uncharacterized protein has product MHFQTSYNRGNYREFYQCLAEHDPALAKALTIDAADNSLLVSSDIYKDIIKCFADEILHSILEDIGQDVFCLLVDESRDVSCKEKMVVVLRYVDRCGVVKESFVGLVHVKDTTSANLKSSIDSLFARFKLSIKQVRGQGYASASNMRGEFNGLKSLVMRENSSAYYVHFFAHQLQLVVVAVARKHTGIAEFFSKISTLLNVVGGSSKRRDMIRDINLKEVSKALGRGLLETGIGLNQE; this is encoded by the coding sequence atgcactttcagacATCCTACAATAGAGGGAATTATAGGGAGTTTTACCAGTGCTTAGCTGAGCATGATCCGGCTTTAGCCAAGGCATTAACAATTGATGCTGCAGATAATAGTCTTTTGGTGTCTTCCGACATATACAAAGACATCATTAAATGTTTTGCAGATGAGATTTTGCATTCCATCCTTGAGGACATAGGGCAAGATGTATtttgcttgctagttgatgagTCTAGAGATGTCTCTTGTAAGGAGAAAATGGTTGTGGTGCTGAGATATGTTGATAGGTGTGGAGTTGTGAAGGAGAGCTTTGTTGGGCTTGTTCATGTGAAGGATACAACTTCTGCAAACCTCAAGTCATCTATTGATTCTCTATTTGCTAGGTTCAAGCTGAGCATAAAGCAAGTGAGAGGCCAAGGATATGCTAGTGCTAGCAATATGCGAGGTGAGTTCAATGGCTTAAAATCATTGGTCATGAGAGAAAATAGTAGTGCATATTATGTCCATTTCTTTGCTCATCAACTTCAACTAGTGGTTGTAGCTGTTGCTAGAAAGCATACAGGCATTGCAGAATTTTTTAGCAAGATTTCTACCTTGTTGAATGTGGTGGGTGGATCTTCAAAGAGAAGGGACATGATTAGAGACATCAATCTCAAAGAAGTTAGTAAGGCCTTAGGTCGTGGGTTACTTGAAACTGGGATAGGATTGAATCAAGAATAA